The following are from one region of the Balaenoptera acutorostrata chromosome 18, mBalAcu1.1, whole genome shotgun sequence genome:
- the LOC130705605 gene encoding WW domain-binding protein 11-like: MRPRARILSASFPPPAAWPPSLCRGPGKRRPQGSRPPGPPDIPGIAAHNCTFSQPRNVPRGGARPGPPPSPAARLRSAPPPLRRSPPRARPAARNQISGKEPARLSRLPGISLHDPEALSGPHVDVVTVGRR; this comes from the exons ATGCGCCCCCGCGCCCGCATCCTGTCCGCATCCTTCCCGCCTCCGGCCGCCTGGCCGCCTTCCCTCTGCCGGGGCCCCGGGAAGCGGCGCCCCCAGGGCTCGCGGCCGCCCGGCCCGCCTGACATACCAGGAATAGCTGCTCACAATTGCACCTTTTCCCAGCCAAGAAACGTCCCCCGCGGTGGAGCGCGGCCCGGCCCACCGCCCTCACCGGCGGCCCGACTTCGCAGCGCGCCGCCCCCTCTCCGGCGGAGTCCGCCGCGCGCCCGCCCCGCCGCCAG AAATCAGATCTCCGGAAAGGAACCTGCTCGTCTGTCTAGGCTCCCTGGAATCTCGCTTCATGATCCTGAAGCCCTATCCGGGCCACACGTTGATGTTGTCACTGTTGGAAGAAGATAA